TGTGAAACGCTTTATTGATGAAGGCCATACCGTGACTTTTGCGACGCCGTCTGGTGTTGCCCCTGCAATGGATCCTAATTCTGACTCATTAAGCTTATTTAATAATGACCAAGCATATTACAATCTGCACAAGTCGTTATTAAAAGAGTTAAAGATTACCGATCCGGTTAATAGTCCCGTTATTAGCTTTAATCGCGTAGAGCAGATAGGTGTAGATAAATACGACGCATTTTTTGCACCTGGTGGACACGCACCAATGGAAGACTTAGTGGTAGATGATCAATTAGGACGTATACTTACCGCCTTTAATAAAGCCAGTAAACCTACAGGACTTGTATGTCATGGGCCAATTGCGCTACTTGCAAGTATGCCAAATAATGACGAGTTTGTTGCGCAGCTGAAACAAGGTAAAAACGCTAAGCCAGCAAAAAACTGGATTTATAGTGGCTACAACATGACCGTGTTTAGTAACTCAGAAGAGGTTACTGCTACCAAGTATTACTTAAATGGCGGAGAAATGTACTATTTCCCTCAAGATGCGTTAATCTCGGCTGGTGGGAAATATCAGCGAAGCGCTGAAGATTGGGGCGCAAAAGTTGTTGTTGACAGAGAGCTTATCACTGGACAAAACCCTGCATCAGCAATCGGCGTTGCAGAGGTAATATTAAAACAATTAGACGCTAAATAATTGTTCAAGCTATAAATAAAAAAGCCCGAGGTCACAATGTGAGCTCGGGCTTTTCGCATCAAATAACTAACATCGAGTTAGTTATGATGCGCAGATTATCTAGTGAGTGCGTCATTTAAGTGAGGACGCATCTCTTTAAGCATTTCTTTTACTACTCGTGCACTACCTGCAACAATGTTTCCACTGTTTTCGTAGTTGTTACCGCCAGCAAAGTCAGTAACTAAAACACCCGCTTCTTGACAGATTAATTGGCCCGCAGCAATATCCCACGGTTTTAAGCCCATTTCCCAGAACCCATCATGACGACCAGCA
This is a stretch of genomic DNA from Flocculibacter collagenilyticus. It encodes these proteins:
- a CDS encoding type 1 glutamine amidotransferase domain-containing protein, which translates into the protein MKLKSLLTALTLVASPLVMADNILVVMSDKAEMTLKGGKTYATGFYFNELMEPVKRFIDEGHTVTFATPSGVAPAMDPNSDSLSLFNNDQAYYNLHKSLLKELKITDPVNSPVISFNRVEQIGVDKYDAFFAPGGHAPMEDLVVDDQLGRILTAFNKASKPTGLVCHGPIALLASMPNNDEFVAQLKQGKNAKPAKNWIYSGYNMTVFSNSEEVTATKYYLNGGEMYYFPQDALISAGGKYQRSAEDWGAKVVVDRELITGQNPASAIGVAEVILKQLDAK